The Devosia sp. SD17-2 genome includes a region encoding these proteins:
- a CDS encoding L-threonylcarbamoyladenylate synthase produces MTISPDQLEIERAAALLRDGKLCAFPTETVYGLGADATNADAVLSIYETKGRPRFNPLIIHVADLDMAQNFAEFSPLALRLAALWPGPLSIVLPQKPGNGLADVATAGLSTVAIRIPDHPLARELLRTTGRPLAAPSANPSGKLSPTTAEQVRRGFAGAVPVLDGGPCKAGVESTIITIDGDRLVQLRAGAMAREDIEAAMGMKVELAEKGAKISAPGMLLSHYAPEAHIRLNTAPQKGEAYLAFGPAAEEKFDGPTRNLSPTGDLREAARNLFAMLHELDAAGVPTIAVAPVPETGLGEAINDRLARAAAPRG; encoded by the coding sequence ATGACCATTTCCCCGGACCAGCTAGAGATTGAGCGCGCCGCAGCCCTGCTGCGAGACGGAAAGCTCTGCGCCTTCCCCACCGAGACTGTCTATGGTCTGGGCGCAGACGCCACCAATGCCGACGCCGTGCTCTCGATTTACGAGACCAAGGGCCGTCCCCGCTTCAATCCGCTGATCATCCATGTTGCCGATCTCGATATGGCGCAGAATTTTGCCGAGTTCTCGCCGCTGGCGCTGCGGCTTGCTGCGCTCTGGCCCGGCCCGCTCAGCATTGTCCTGCCGCAAAAGCCCGGCAATGGCCTGGCAGATGTGGCGACGGCCGGTCTCTCGACCGTCGCCATCCGCATCCCCGATCATCCGCTGGCCCGCGAACTCCTCCGCACCACCGGCCGCCCGCTTGCCGCGCCGTCTGCCAATCCATCCGGGAAGCTCTCGCCAACGACGGCCGAGCAGGTGCGCCGCGGTTTCGCCGGCGCCGTCCCCGTCCTCGATGGCGGGCCCTGCAAGGCCGGTGTTGAGTCCACCATCATCACCATTGATGGCGATCGTCTCGTCCAGCTGCGCGCCGGCGCCATGGCGCGCGAAGATATCGAGGCGGCCATGGGCATGAAGGTCGAGCTGGCAGAAAAGGGCGCCAAGATTTCCGCGCCCGGCATGTTGCTCAGCCACTACGCCCCCGAGGCCCATATCCGCCTAAACACCGCACCGCAAAAGGGCGAAGCCTATCTCGCCTTCGGCCCCGCCGCCGAAGAAAAATTCGACGGCCCCACGAGAAACCTCTCGCCCACAGGCGATCTCCGCGAAGCCGCGCGCAACCTCTTTGCCATGCTGCATGAACTCGACGCCGCGGGTGTCCCGACCATCGCCGTGGCCCCGGTTCCGGAAACGGGTCTCGGCGAAGCGATCAACGACCGCCTCGCCCGCGCCGCCGCCCCGCGCGGCTGA
- a CDS encoding exodeoxyribonuclease VII small subunit produces MAETAHDDVKSLSFEAALEQLEQIVQKLESGRAPLAESIAIYERGEALKAHCETLLRTAEARIEKITLSREGKAVGVEPLDAN; encoded by the coding sequence ATGGCTGAAACTGCCCATGACGATGTGAAGTCGCTGAGCTTCGAAGCCGCGCTGGAACAACTCGAGCAGATCGTCCAGAAGCTCGAAAGCGGCCGCGCCCCGCTGGCGGAATCGATCGCCATTTATGAGCGCGGTGAAGCCCTCAAGGCGCATTGCGAAACCCTGCTGCGCACGGCCGAAGCGCGCATCGAGAAGATCACGCTCAGCCGTGAAGGCAAGGCCGTGGGTGTGGAACCGCTCGACGCGAACTGA
- a CDS encoding histone deacetylase family protein: protein MSTLLVSQRNFEDHRTPQGHSERADRMRAIEDALGASLFDGLVRMDAPDGDITLAELVHDGSYMGQLRDARPAEGIGQLDADTFISDRSLDAVSTGLGGALAGLHGVLLGDVDNAFCAIRPPGHHAEIARPMGFCLINTIAIAAREAQRKYGAERIAIVDFDVHHGNGTQDIFKDDPNIFFASSHQMPLYPGTGHPSETGVGNIFNVALDAQGDGSDMRAAYKDTILPALDNFAPDLLLISAGFDAHRLDPLAQLNWEDSDYSWLTGKLMDVAERRCGNRIVSLLEGGYDLKGLAGGVRHHVAMLLNGVAPTDKE, encoded by the coding sequence GTGAGCACGCTTCTCGTCAGTCAACGTAATTTTGAGGACCACCGGACTCCGCAAGGACATTCCGAGCGGGCCGACCGCATGCGCGCGATCGAGGATGCGCTGGGGGCGAGTCTTTTTGACGGGCTGGTGCGCATGGATGCGCCTGACGGCGATATCACGCTGGCCGAACTGGTGCACGACGGCAGCTATATGGGCCAGCTGCGCGACGCGCGGCCCGCTGAAGGCATCGGCCAGCTCGATGCAGACACCTTCATCTCCGATCGCTCGCTGGACGCGGTTTCGACCGGCCTCGGCGGGGCGCTCGCCGGGTTGCATGGCGTGTTGCTGGGCGATGTCGACAATGCGTTTTGCGCCATTCGTCCGCCGGGGCACCACGCGGAAATTGCGCGGCCGATGGGCTTTTGCCTCATCAACACGATCGCAATCGCAGCGCGGGAAGCGCAGCGCAAATATGGCGCGGAGCGGATCGCCATTGTCGATTTTGACGTGCACCACGGCAATGGCACGCAGGACATTTTCAAAGACGACCCCAATATTTTCTTCGCCTCAAGCCACCAGATGCCGCTGTATCCCGGCACGGGGCACCCGTCGGAAACCGGCGTCGGCAATATTTTCAATGTGGCGCTCGATGCGCAGGGCGATGGCAGCGATATGCGCGCCGCCTACAAGGACACGATCCTGCCGGCGCTCGACAATTTCGCCCCGGACCTTTTGCTGATCTCGGCAGGGTTTGACGCGCACAGGCTCGACCCGCTGGCGCAGCTCAACTGGGAAGACAGCGACTATTCCTGGCTCACGGGAAAGTTGATGGATGTCGCCGAGCGCCGCTGCGGCAACCGGATTGTGTCGCTGCTCGAAGGTGGCTATGACCTCAAGGGCCTCGCCGGGGGCGTGCGCCACCATGTGGCCATGCTGCTGAACGGGGTTGCGCCCACGGACAAGGAATAG
- a CDS encoding carbonic anhydrase: MCEICGLPVPAPSRRTVLLGGLAAFAASALPASAQSVADTVDPDAALQRLIDGNARYASGTRTNTDFSVGRAQRALTQRPFAAILSCADSRVSPELAFDQGPGDLFVVRLAGNFVSDDGLASLEYAVNFLGTRLIMVLGHSNCGAVDAAIKVVRDKIELPGHLPEMLREIKPAAETALAADGDILNTAITENVRLGVNRLTTAEPIIAGQVASGGVKVVGAVYDLATGSVGLV, encoded by the coding sequence ATGTGTGAGATCTGCGGCCTGCCCGTGCCGGCTCCGTCCCGGCGCACCGTCCTGCTTGGCGGCCTCGCCGCCTTTGCCGCCAGCGCGCTGCCAGCGTCCGCCCAGTCGGTCGCCGATACGGTGGATCCCGACGCCGCCCTGCAGCGCCTCATCGACGGCAATGCCCGTTACGCCTCCGGCACCCGCACCAACACGGATTTCTCTGTCGGCCGCGCCCAGCGTGCGCTGACCCAGCGGCCCTTCGCCGCCATCCTCAGTTGCGCGGACTCCCGCGTGTCCCCGGAACTCGCCTTCGATCAGGGCCCCGGCGATCTCTTCGTCGTCCGTCTCGCCGGAAATTTCGTCAGCGACGATGGCCTCGCCAGTCTCGAATACGCCGTCAATTTCCTCGGCACGCGCCTCATCATGGTGCTCGGCCATTCAAATTGCGGCGCCGTCGATGCGGCCATCAAGGTCGTGCGCGACAAGATCGAGCTTCCCGGCCATCTCCCCGAAATGCTGCGCGAGATCAAGCCGGCCGCCGAAACCGCACTCGCGGCCGATGGCGACATTCTCAACACCGCAATCACTGAAAACGTCCGTCTCGGCGTCAACCGCCTCACCACGGCCGAGCCGATCATCGCAGGCCAGGTCGCCTCAGGCGGCGTCAAAGTGGTCGGCGCAGTCTACGATCTCGCGACAGGGTCTGTCGGCCTGGTCTGA